ACCCCATCGACTCCAGCGTGACGAGTTCCGGACACAGCCACATCGCCGTACACACGGACAACAGCCCACCGTGCATCTCCTTCAGCTCTTCCAGTCCGGCAGCTTCCTTCGCAACCGCCTGTGCTTCCTCGTCCCGGTAAGGCGGCGCCATCATGAGCAGTTCCGGATATTTGAAGTTCATCTGTTTTACGAAAGCCGGTTCCCAATACGCGCCGCCATGCCCGCTACAAATGATGAATTTTCTGAACCCCTGCCTGTGCAGGTTCATAATGATTTCTTCCAGCAGGCTCATGATCACGCCCGGACTGATGGTGACCGTACCTTTAAGGCTCGCATGTTCTTCGGATGTATTGAACGGAAGCGCGGGCAGCACATAGCCGCCCAGCGCATTTCCGTACGCTTCCGCAAGCTGCCCCACGATCAGCGTATCGATATGCATCGGCAAATACGGGCCGAATTGCTCTGTCGCCCCGATTGGAATGATGACCGTGTCCGTTCCGCTGTCCGCCACTTCCGTCGTGGAATTTCTGTAACTCAGCATGGCAATCCTCACTTTCTGCGGATTTTCATCTCTGTTTCTCCCGGTTCGCTATTGTTCCGCCAGTTCCTCGATGCAGATCTCGACGCCCCGCTTCAGGTCGTCGTGCGACCAGCTCGGGATATTGCCGTGCTGGATGGCCAATGCGTGGGATGCCGGGATATGGATGAACCCGGACGGCATTTCCGGTTTTTCCGTCCTGGCGTAATGCAGCCCTTCGTACATGACGTTATTGCACAGATATGTGCCCGCCGTGTTCGAGACTTCCGCCGGCAAGCCGAGTTCGAGCAGCCGATCGACCATGGCGCGGACCGGGAGCGTCGACAGATACGCCGGTTCCCCGCCGGCACGGATCGGTTCATCGACCGGTTTATTGCCTTCATTGTCGGGAGCGCCATCTTTGAAATTGATCGCAATGCGTTCCGGTGTGATCTTGAACCGGCCGCCCGCCAGTCCCAAGGAAATGACGGCATCCGGATCCGTCTCCCGAATATGCGCCAGCAATTGCTCTCCGGATGCGTTAAAATCCACCGTCAAAATCTTGCCGACGATTTTATAGCCGCCGATTGTCCGGCCGTCGAGTTCCTCCACGATCCGCATCGTCGGATTTAAAGTGAAGTTTAAAAACGGTTCGAATCCGGTCAGTAATAATGTTTTCATAATCTATTCCCCCAGTTGTTATTCGCTATTGCATCCGTTCCGGTCTTCGCCAGCCGCTGACGCTTCCCAGTTTATTTCGGAGCGCTTCATTGATCGTGTCTTCAAATCATAATCATCTGCCTTGTTATCGAGTAAAGATAGAACAATAATTTTATTTTATAATAAATCCACTTCCCGCAGGGATCTTTCTAAATACTTCCACCGCAAGGTTATGAACTTATCTACATTCAACCGAGACAACACCTTAAATCATAGTTGTTTTCATAAGAAAAAATACCTGCTCCAAAAGGGAACAGGCGCACCATTGACCGTTGCTTGATAATTGCGTTTCCTGACTGCTTCCCAGGAACTGATACATATATTCCATCGCGTGCGGAAGCGCCGCGCGCCAGACCCGCCATTCGTGGTCGCCTTCCACGACATGGTATTCCACCAGTGCCGGCTGCAGCTCATGCAGTGTCTGGTAAAGCGCTTTTGCATGCGGTTCGACGCCATGCCGGTCCCGGTCGCCGGTCAGGATGTAGAGCGGTACCCGCATCCGTTCGGCTACATAGTCATCGAGCAGGCGCACGTAACTGAGTGCATCCCATTTTTCCGGATCGAATTGCCCGTTCTCACCCATAAACGTCGGATGCCGAAGCGCAGTTGAAGTGGCGGGCGGCCGGGGCGCATAGACGGCCGGACTCAATGCCGCAGCTGCTGCGAATAGATCCGGCCGGTCCAGGATGAAATTGACGGTGCCGTATCCGCCGGCGGACAGGCCCGCGATCAGCCGGCTGTCCCGTTCCGGAATCGTGCGCCACATCCCGTCGATATGCGGAATCAGCTCATCGACAAAAGCGGTTCCCGCCCGTTCGTTATAGCCATCGATCCACCAGTCCCTGCTGCCCGGCATGACGATAATCGACGGCGGAATCTCGCCGCTTTCAATCAGCCGGTCCGCCGTCTTTTTCACATTCCCCCGCTCCACCCAATTGTGTTCATTGCCGAACGAGCCATGAAGCAGGTAAAGGACGGGGTAGTGTTTCTCCGACTCATCGTATTCTTCCGGTATGTAAATGTTGTAGTTATAACCCCTGCCGAGGACCTCCGACTGGAACGTCCGATGAAGGACTGTGCCGCCGTCTGCCGCCTGGATGAAATGCCAGGCGCCTACACCGCTGAGCACCAAAAACGAAACCAGCCCAGACAGCAAAAGGAATGACAGCCGCTGAACCATATGCTTCCCTCCTATGTGCATTTGAAATCTACCGCCTACTTTAAACCATGAGAAAGCAAGAGGCAACCAAGGTGCAGAGAGTCATATTAATATTTAATTCAATTGCAAATGGTAAATAATGCATTTTAATTCTCCAGATGGAATCCTAATATATATCCATCCAAGCTATTTTACTTCCACCATTCGACTTAACATGCCGATCTATAAACTTTAAAAAATGTCGTGCTAACTCTGCCTCACTTTCTTGCGCTCGAAAATTAAAAATCATTTTTAATTATTTTGTTTGCAGGCAATTGTATTTCTACTGTACTAAAGTAATTAGCAATTAATGCCCCAATCGAAAGGTTAAATATCATATTCACAATAGGAGCAATTGTTCCGACTGTCCCTATAAACTGCAAGGCTAAAATAGCAGCAAGCGCAGTATTGCATAATCCTACTTGAAATAAAGCAGCCCTTGCGTCTGCTTCATCCATCTTAAGCGCTTTTGCAATATAATAAGCAGCCCCCATCGGGAAAGTCACTTGAATAAATGTTGCCAGGGCAACAAGCGGGATTGAATTGATCTCTAAAGCAATCGCTTCTTTACCGCTTCCTACGATCACATGGACAATTAACAATAATGCTACAGAGGAACCCAACTTAGTGATCGGCTTTGAATAAACGCCTAATTGGGGAACAATCCGCTGAATGATTAAACCAATCGTCAAAGGGATTACTACAATAAGGGAAAAAGCTTTTAGTAAAGCTAAAAAAGATATAGTGATTTCCCCTTCCCCAAGACCAGCAACTGATAGCGGCGTAATAATAGGACTTATAGCAACATCTAATAAAGATGCTGCGATGACAAGGGAAGTATTGCCTCCTGCTAAAAAGGTATAGACCGTTGCAGCGGTAGCGCTGGGAACCGTACCCGCTAATATCAGCCCGGCTGCAATTTCTGGTTTATTGGAAAAGAAAACGTAAGCTAACCCTAAAGAGGTAGATACTGTTAGTGTCCATTTAAGCATGGTTATCAGCACTAATTCCCGTTTTTTCTTCCGAATGTCTTTAAATGCCTCAATGTTTGTCGATAAACCTGTGAAGAAGATCACCACTCCCAGAAGGAAACTGGGAATCCAGGAAGACACTTGCCAATAAAAAGGAGAGAAGTAAGTACTAATTGCCATAACTACAATGAGAATAGGTAATCTTTTAGACACAAATTTAATCAGCACACATACTTCGCTCCTTCTCAATCAATTTTTGCTGAATATAGATATAAAGTGTTGTTTTACAAAAGAACTAAAAGCAAAAATCCCTCATTAATCATTGAGGGATTTTTTCGTACACATAAGCACCTTGATCGATCTGCTTTAATGTAACGGCATCTCCTATTGCAACATCTTCCTTTATCCGTGTTGTTATCTTTGCAGTAGATTCATCAAGGTCTACCAGCACTACATTATATGGAGCAAGCGCTGCAAACTCAGCAGGGGGAACATGGATCTTTGTATAGCTATACACTGTTCCTCGGTCAGAAATCTCTTTTTCCTCAAATTCGCTGCTGCCGCACTCTGCACAAAAATACTTTTTAGTAATGGATTCACTTCCGCAACATTTATAGATTTTCACGCGATTACACCCTTTCCAGAATATGGACCGTCGAATAGGAACCCGTTCCGCCTAAATTTTGAGCCAATGCCAACCGAGGGTTGTTCACTACTTGATTTGCTGCATTGCCGCGAAGCTGACGTACCAGTTGATAAATTTGAGCGATTCCAGTCGCACCTATTGGATGACCGCGGGACAATAAGCCGCCACTTGTATTGACTGGTTTTTCACCGTTTACTTTGGTTCGTCCTTCTTCTACAGCTTTCCAGCCTTCCAATTTTCCAAAAAAGCCAAGTTCTTCTGTTGCAATGATCTCCGTCATCGAAAAGCAGTCATGGATTTCCACTACATCAATATCCTCTGGACCAAGTCCTGCTTTTTCGTACGCTAGTCGACCCGATTCACCGATTGCCGGCACAGATAGCAAATCCACGGCATCCTGCATTCTGGTTGGACCGGAAACCTGTGAACTTGCCCGTACATGGATAGGAGACTTTTTGCGGGAAATGACTACTGCCGCAGCTCCATCTGTCATTGGTGAACAATCGAACAGGCCAAGTGGGTCTGTAATCATGCGGGCATTCATGATCTCTTCCAAACTTGTTGGCTTAGGGAACTGGGCAAGCGGGTTATTAACACCGTTTTCCCGGTTTTTTAATGCTACACGAGCTAAATGTTCTTTAGTGGCGCCGGTCTCATAAAAATACCGATTTGCCAGTACACCGAAAAAGCCAGGGAAAGTCAGACCGGCATCTTTTTCAGTAGTAGTTGTATCCATCGCTGCATTAATAGCTTGTGTGACGTCCGGTGTAGAAGCATGTTTCATTTTTTCAGCACCCGCAACGAGAACCGTCTCATATTCTCCGCTCAATATACCGAGCAGCCCTTGCCGGAACGCTATTCCACCCGATGCACAAGCTCCCTCCACTTTTGTAGACGGAATATAACCGAGGCCTAACTCATTCGCAAGAATCGCGCCAAGAATCTCCTGATTGGAAATACTGCCGCCCATGAAGTTCCCAACAAATACTGCATCTATTTTGGGATTTCCCGCTTCATTTAAAGCTTCAACACTTGCTTGAAGCAACAAATCTTTTAATGAAGCGTCCAGTTTACCGAATTTAGTCATTCCAATGCCGTGAATATAGACATTAGTCATTTGCTCACCTCCACATGTTGTTGTTTCATTTCCCGCTTCAGGATTTTACCGTATGAACTTTTCGGGAGCTCATCCACTATAAATATTTCTTTCGGTTTTTTAAAACTGGCCAAGTTCTCTTTACAAAGTTCAATCAATTGCTCTGATGTCACTTCTTCCTTACCATTTGGCACTACGAAGGCGATGACATTCTCACCCCATTTATCATCCGGCACTCCAATGACGCAAGTCTCCTTGACACCTCTATGAAGATTCAATACTTCTTCAACTTCCCGAGGATAGATATTGACACCGCCTGAGATGATCACGTCCTTCTTGCGGTCTACAATATAAAGGAAACCTTGAGCGTCGCGCCAGCCTAAATCCCCTGTGTATAACCATCCATCCCGCAATGTTTCATTTGTCGCCTTTTCGTTATTCCAGTAACCTTTCATTACCAGTGAACCTTTTGCGATAATTTCACCAACCTCTCCATGAGGCACTTCATTTTGTTCATCATCGACAATTTTCACATCGACGAAGATACCAATACGACCACAGGATTCAAGGCGGTTTTTTATCTCTTTACGAGGCATCATGGTGATGCACATCGGCGCTTCTACCTGGCCATATGTTTCGACGAAAATTTCGCCCGCCTTATCCAAAGCTTCCTGGAGTTTGCTGGCTGCGATCGGCGAACCCGCCATATTAATG
Above is a genomic segment from Planococcus lenghuensis containing:
- a CDS encoding creatininase family protein, translated to MLSYRNSTTEVADSGTDTVIIPIGATEQFGPYLPMHIDTLIVGQLAEAYGNALGGYVLPALPFNTSEEHASLKGTVTISPGVIMSLLEEIIMNLHRQGFRKFIICSGHGGAYWEPAFVKQMNFKYPELLMMAPPYRDEEAQAVAKEAAGLEELKEMHGGLLSVCTAMWLCPELVTLESMGSDVPAEHLKFIDHVPWEKLTGGSGNWGKFTAGEYSKEELAEKGEKFWTAYTAWKCDGLKEYVEEAYARKMN
- the pcp gene encoding pyroglutamyl-peptidase I, giving the protein MKTLLLTGFEPFLNFTLNPTMRIVEELDGRTIGGYKIVGKILTVDFNASGEQLLAHIRETDPDAVISLGLAGGRFKITPERIAINFKDGAPDNEGNKPVDEPIRAGGEPAYLSTLPVRAMVDRLLELGLPAEVSNTAGTYLCNNVMYEGLHYARTEKPEMPSGFIHIPASHALAIQHGNIPSWSHDDLKRGVEICIEELAEQ
- a CDS encoding alpha/beta hydrolase, whose translation is MVQRLSFLLLSGLVSFLVLSGVGAWHFIQAADGGTVLHRTFQSEVLGRGYNYNIYIPEEYDESEKHYPVLYLLHGSFGNEHNWVERGNVKKTADRLIESGEIPPSIIVMPGSRDWWIDGYNERAGTAFVDELIPHIDGMWRTIPERDSRLIAGLSAGGYGTVNFILDRPDLFAAAAALSPAVYAPRPPATSTALRHPTFMGENGQFDPEKWDALSYVRLLDDYVAERMRVPLYILTGDRDRHGVEPHAKALYQTLHELQPALVEYHVVEGDHEWRVWRAALPHAMEYMYQFLGSSQETQLSSNGQWCACSLLEQVFFLMKTTMI
- a CDS encoding bile acid:sodium symporter family protein, with product MLIKFVSKRLPILIVVMAISTYFSPFYWQVSSWIPSFLLGVVIFFTGLSTNIEAFKDIRKKKRELVLITMLKWTLTVSTSLGLAYVFFSNKPEIAAGLILAGTVPSATAATVYTFLAGGNTSLVIAASLLDVAISPIITPLSVAGLGEGEITISFLALLKAFSLIVVIPLTIGLIIQRIVPQLGVYSKPITKLGSSVALLLIVHVIVGSGKEAIALEINSIPLVALATFIQVTFPMGAAYYIAKALKMDEADARAALFQVGLCNTALAAILALQFIGTVGTIAPIVNMIFNLSIGALIANYFSTVEIQLPANKIIKNDF
- a CDS encoding Zn-ribbon domain-containing OB-fold protein yields the protein MKIYKCCGSESITKKYFCAECGSSEFEEKEISDRGTVYSYTKIHVPPAEFAALAPYNVVLVDLDESTAKITTRIKEDVAIGDAVTLKQIDQGAYVYEKIPQ
- a CDS encoding thiolase C-terminal domain-containing protein, with the protein product MTNVYIHGIGMTKFGKLDASLKDLLLQASVEALNEAGNPKIDAVFVGNFMGGSISNQEILGAILANELGLGYIPSTKVEGACASGGIAFRQGLLGILSGEYETVLVAGAEKMKHASTPDVTQAINAAMDTTTTEKDAGLTFPGFFGVLANRYFYETGATKEHLARVALKNRENGVNNPLAQFPKPTSLEEIMNARMITDPLGLFDCSPMTDGAAAVVISRKKSPIHVRASSQVSGPTRMQDAVDLLSVPAIGESGRLAYEKAGLGPEDIDVVEIHDCFSMTEIIATEELGFFGKLEGWKAVEEGRTKVNGEKPVNTSGGLLSRGHPIGATGIAQIYQLVRQLRGNAANQVVNNPRLALAQNLGGTGSYSTVHILERV